AGAAAACCCTCAACCTCATAATATCCCAAGTGGTTTTGGTGGAAGAGAATTAGTTTTAGATGTAATTTTTAAAGATGCGCAGGGAAAAGCTTTAGGAACTAAAACTATCTCTTTAACAACAAAATACACAAGAAGAAAAGGTAAAGCAAGTACTCCTCATATCGCAAAAAAACAATCTAAAGATATGAGTATTCCTGCAAAAGGGAGAAAAGTATTGAAAGTTGAGAAGTTAAAAGGTGCTAAAAAGGTTGAAGTGAACCTAAGTTATAAACTTGTAAATGATGAGATCAAAGACCTTTTAGATTTAAAAGAGCCAATTTGGAGTAAAAAGTTTACTATTACCAAAGCAACTAAAAAGTTATAAGGTACTTTTTTAGTATCTTGTAACTCTTCCCTAAAACTTTAGAAGCTATTCCTCCTGCTTCTATTTCCAAAAATAATTTATATCTCTCCTTAGAATGTTATAATCTAATTATGAAAAAAATATTACTTCTTGAAGATGATATGGCATTACATGAAACTGTTAAAGATTTTTTAGAGTCACTAGGCTATGAAGTGATCAGCAGTTATGACGGAGAAGATGCCAGTGAGAAAGCATACGAGAATAACTTTGATCTATTGTTGCTTGATGTAAATGTTCCCAAACTGAGCGGTTTTGAACTTTTACAAACGATCAGAGATTCGGACAATCAAACACCTGCTATTTTTATTACATCATTAGGGGGGATAGCAGACCTTGAGAGTGGATATGATAGCGGATGTGATGATTATATAAAAAAACCGTTTGCACTTAAAGAATTGCAACTAAGAGTTGAGACACTTTTAAAAAGGGAGTTCTATCATCAGAAAAGTGATGAGATAATTTTGCCAAACGGATGTAGTTTTGAGCCAAACAGTGAGAGTTTAAAACAAAACGGTACTTTAATATCACTTGCAAATAAAGAGCTACAACTTTTAAAACTTTTTTTGCAACATAAAAATGAACTCGTTAGTCATGAAGTGATCGAGAGCAGACTATGGGAATATGATGAGGAATCTAGTGAAAGTGCTGTAAGAACTTACATAAAACATCTGCGTCAAATCTTGGGAAAGGATACAATTGTCAGTATTAAAAAATCTGGATATAAATTTATCCACAAGTAGCAAGAAAACGCTTCGAAACTTTTTATTGCTTTATACCTTTTTTACACTGGTTATAACTGCACTGGGTGTATACCTTTATTACAGTTCACAAAAAGAGATCTATAATCAAGAACAGTTAGTTGCTTTAAATGATTATGCAAATGAGTTGAGTTTAACGC
Above is a window of Sulfurimonas marina DNA encoding:
- a CDS encoding response regulator transcription factor, whose product is MKKILLLEDDMALHETVKDFLESLGYEVISSYDGEDASEKAYENNFDLLLLDVNVPKLSGFELLQTIRDSDNQTPAIFITSLGGIADLESGYDSGCDDYIKKPFALKELQLRVETLLKREFYHQKSDEIILPNGCSFEPNSESLKQNGTLISLANKELQLLKLFLQHKNELVSHEVIESRLWEYDEESSESAVRTYIKHLRQILGKDTIVSIKKSGYKFIHK